The following proteins are encoded in a genomic region of Candidatus Hydrogenedentota bacterium:
- a CDS encoding 1-(5-phosphoribosyl)-5-((5-phosphoribosylamino)methylideneamino)imidazole-4-carboxamide isomerase (catalyzes the formation of 5-(5-phospho-1-deoxyribulos-1-ylamino)methylideneamino-l-(5-hosphoribosyl)imidazole-4-carboxamide from 1-(5-phosphoribosyl)-5-[(5-phosphoribosylamino)methylideneamino] imidazole-4-carboxamide) — protein sequence MTVRIVPAVDIRGGRCVNLVQGDYGQETVFSEDPVAQALAWWRDLEDAGADPASAVVHVVDLDGARGGRCCVLGELRALAREGVRFEVGGGIRSLDTIETVLDAGAALVILGTAAFRDPELLQAACAAHPGRVAVGIDAREGKVSLSGWMEDTDADAEAFARTAAASGAARIIYTDILSDGMMKGPNHAATGAVARAAGVPVTLSGGVSSLDDLRKARELAADGVDEAIVGRALYLGRFTVAEAVAALGRDG from the coding sequence ATGACTGTCCGCATTGTCCCCGCCGTGGACATACGCGGGGGCCGGTGCGTGAATCTGGTCCAGGGCGACTACGGGCAGGAGACAGTGTTCTCCGAGGACCCCGTCGCCCAGGCGCTGGCCTGGTGGCGGGATCTGGAGGACGCGGGGGCCGACCCCGCGTCGGCGGTGGTCCATGTCGTGGACCTCGACGGCGCGCGGGGGGGCCGCTGCTGTGTGCTGGGCGAGCTGCGCGCCCTCGCCCGCGAGGGCGTGCGGTTTGAGGTCGGCGGGGGCATCCGCTCCCTTGACACCATCGAGACGGTCCTTGACGCCGGCGCCGCCCTGGTCATCCTCGGCACCGCCGCCTTCCGCGACCCGGAACTCCTCCAGGCCGCCTGCGCGGCCCATCCGGGTCGGGTCGCGGTGGGGATTGACGCGCGTGAGGGCAAGGTCTCGTTGTCGGGGTGGATGGAAGACACCGACGCCGACGCCGAAGCCTTCGCCCGCACCGCCGCCGCCTCGGGCGCGGCCCGCATCATCTACACGGACATTCTTTCCGACGGCATGATGAAGGGCCCCAACCACGCGGCGACCGGCGCCGTGGCCCGCGCGGCGGGCGTGCCGGTCACGCTTTCGGGGGGCGTGTCCTCGCTGGACGACCTGCGGAAGGCCCGGGAGCTCGCCGCCGACGGCGTGGACGAGGCGATTGTCGGCCGGGCGTTGTACCTGGGCCGTTTCACTGTGGCCGAGGCCGTCGCGGCGCTGGGGAGAGACGGATGA
- the rplT gene encoding 50S ribosomal protein L20 — protein MPRATNNPASRRRRKKILKLASGYRGSHHRLNKTAQQAVAHAGMYAYRDRRVRKREFRALWIARINAGARANGLSYNRFMEGLRKANIEVDRKVLAEIAVSDKAGFAALVEQAKQTLAAVS, from the coding sequence ATGCCCAGAGCCACAAACAATCCGGCCTCCCGCCGGCGGCGCAAGAAAATCCTGAAGCTGGCCTCCGGCTACCGCGGCAGCCACCACCGGCTGAACAAGACCGCCCAGCAGGCGGTCGCCCACGCGGGAATGTACGCCTACCGTGACCGGCGCGTGCGCAAGCGCGAGTTCCGCGCGCTGTGGATCGCCCGCATCAACGCGGGCGCCCGGGCCAACGGCCTGTCCTACAACCGCTTCATGGAGGGCCTGCGCAAGGCCAACATCGAGGTGGACCGCAAGGTGCTCGCCGAAATCGCCGTCTCCGACAAGGCCGGTTTCGCCGCCCTCGTGGAACAGGCGAAGCAGACCCTGGCCGCCGTGTCATGA
- the rpmI gene encoding 50S ribosomal protein L35, whose protein sequence is MPKIKTSRSGAKRFKVTANGKVKRNKAYARHLMSSKTPKRKRNLRHATLVAAADNQRVKRMLPNA, encoded by the coding sequence ATGCCGAAGATCAAGACGAGCCGGAGCGGAGCGAAACGGTTCAAGGTGACGGCGAACGGAAAGGTGAAGCGCAACAAGGCGTATGCGCGTCACCTGATGTCGTCCAAGACCCCGAAACGCAAGCGCAACCTGCGCCATGCCACCCTGGTGGCCGCAGCGGACAACCAGCGCGTGAAGCGGATGCTCCCGAACGCCTAA
- a CDS encoding translation initiation factor IF-3: MRVNDQIRARQVRVIDEEGEQLGIMSPRDALQEAEQRGYDLVEVAPKASPPVCRIMDYGKYRYEQKRRARESRKHQHTVTAKEIRFRPKIDKHDLENKVTHVREFLGEGFKVKVTVMFRGREASHPEFGRAVLQQVLEAAKDLFVEDHRPSDTRLEGRSMSLMLTPVKAAAPPKA, encoded by the coding sequence ATCCGCGTGAACGACCAGATCCGCGCCCGTCAGGTGCGCGTGATTGACGAGGAGGGCGAGCAGCTGGGGATCATGAGTCCCCGGGACGCGCTCCAGGAGGCCGAGCAGCGCGGGTACGACCTGGTGGAGGTGGCGCCGAAGGCGAGCCCGCCGGTCTGCCGGATCATGGACTACGGGAAGTACCGGTACGAGCAGAAGCGCCGGGCGCGGGAGTCGCGCAAGCACCAGCACACGGTGACGGCGAAGGAGATCCGGTTCCGGCCGAAGATTGACAAGCACGACCTGGAAAACAAGGTCACCCATGTCCGGGAGTTCCTGGGCGAGGGGTTCAAGGTGAAGGTGACGGTCATGTTCCGGGGCCGCGAGGCGTCGCACCCCGAATTCGGCCGGGCCGTGCTCCAGCAGGTGCTGGAGGCCGCCAAGGACCTCTTCGTGGAGGACCACCGGCCCTCGGACACACGACTTGAAGGGCGCTCAATGAGCCTGATGCTCACCCCGGTGAAGGCGGCGGCGCCGCCGAAGGCCTGA